A region from the Cuculus canorus isolate bCucCan1 chromosome 14, bCucCan1.pri, whole genome shotgun sequence genome encodes:
- the FBXO38 gene encoding F-box only protein 38 isoform X1 — protein sequence MGPRRKSVKPCSVDREGSDSTKADEPKDYMNQFSHEVLCHIFRYLPLQDIMCMECLSRKLKEAVTLYLRVVKVVDLCAGRWWEYMPTGFTDSSFLTLLRKMPDIEQLYGLHPRYLERRRVRGHEAFSIPGVLEALQACPNLLGVETSHLELVEAIWTYMPQVHILGKFRNRNGAFPIPPENKLKIPIGAKIQTLHLVGVNVPEIPCIPMLRHLYLKWVRLTKPQPFKDFLCISLRTFVMRNCAGPTNSLKYVPLVTGLASARNLEHLELVRVPFLGGLIQHVVEDSWRSGGFRNLHTIVLGACKNALEVDLGYLIITAARRLHEVRIQPSLTKDGVFSALKMAELEFPQFETLHLGYVDEFLLQCKMSNGDLVKYGLADVVENPGIITDIGMKAVNEVFSCIKYLVIYNCPHLHNPNNWITDHSRWTRLVDLTLVRCHAIKLDSFSQFIELLPSLEFISLDQMFREPPKGCARVGLSAGTGIGVSSALVSNQNSNNDNDNNNNHQNNNNPNIHHNNHQHPNDQNEENELRQDGQAEEQQIAAEALNEMEEVAQEEGVAAGQGQNDFPVHSQAVVPMEVDEEQAGPSGIQPVVKAAPVTVHDSDSEDEEENLGTSRACISNSIAQNYSDGEEKLRDQVESREPSVSGKGKTPLRKRCSASQGGQTKRFHTEESSCEKGCQVTSEQIKADMKAASDMPERNKSKDSYPGCSNATGSTGTSSSCSAASPSPDCAQTANSHSAGTSPAVGDEPRQCVCSTCKSEGSSERQTEESSVCSRCSCYKPQDTQQRTSGCCDGDCPSTSGSCRNGPNSAGSDFALRTLPNCGPPREISDERTSGRASGPASEESTGSQLRSCEVESKEEYPRRPLTRARSKLSHVPLVSESEVAKPKARQTTKRKRTADKSTSTSDPVIEDDHVQILTLKSKNLVGITLTNCGITDLVLKDCPKMMFIHATRCRVLKHLKVENAPVVNRFDYAQCKKLNMDQILDQILRMPPERNRIIYLRPMQQVDTLTLEQKVFSGPYPYHICIIHEFSNPPNVRNKVRVRSWMDTIANINQELIKYEFFPEATRTEEDLKKYTKYPWGRDIYTLEGIVDGAPYSMITDFPWLRSLRTAEPNSYARYDFEDDERTTIYAPRRKGQLSADICMETIGEEISELRQMKKGVFQRVVAIFIHYCDVNGEPVEDDYI from the exons ATGGGTCCCCGGCGGAAAAGTGTGAAACCATGTTCGGTGGACAGGGAAGGCTCTGACTCTACCAAAGCTGATGAGCCGAAAGATTACATGAACCAATTCTCTCATGAAGTGCTTTGCCACATCTTTAG GTACCTTCCCTTGCAGGATATCATGTGCATGGAATGTCTGTCCCGGAAGTTGAAGGAAGCAGTCACTCTTTATCTGCGAGTAGTGAAGGTTGTGGATCTGTGTGCAGGTCGTTGGTGGGAATACATGCCCACTG GTTTCACTGATTCCAGTTTCCTAACGCTGCTGAGGAAGATGCCAGACATTGAACAGCTTTATGGTCTTCATCCCAGGTATCTTGAAAGACGCAGAGTCCGTGGCCATGAAGCTTTCAGTATTCCTGGAGTTTTAGAGGCTTTGCAGGCCTGTCCAAATCTGCTG GGCGTTGAAACCTCTCATTTAGAGCTGGTGGAAGCTATTTGGACATACATGCCGCAAGTTCATATTTTAGGGAAGTTTCGTAATCGTAATGGTGCTTTTCCGATTCCTCCGGAGAACAAGCTGAAAATTCCCATAGGAGCTAAAATCCAGACTTTGCACTTAGTAG GGGTGAATGTCCCCGAGATTCCTTGTATCCCAATGCTGAGGCACCTTTATTTGAAGTGGGTGAGACTCACCAAACCACAGCCTTTTAAAGATTTCCTTTGTATCAGCTTACGCACTTTTGTCATGAGGAACTGTGCCG GACCCACAAATTCTTTGAAGTATGTTCCCCTAGTAACAGGCCTGGCTTCTGCTCGAAATTTGGAGCATTTAGAACTGGTTCGTGTTCCATTTCTTGGAGGACTTATCCAGCATGTGGTAGAAGATAGCTGGAGATCAG GTGGTTTTAGGAATTTGCACACTATAGTTCTGGGAGCTTGCAAGAATGCACTTGAAGTGGATCTTGGCTACCTCATCATAACTGCTGCACGAAG GTTGCATGAAGTGCGGATCCAGCCTTCCTTGACCAAAGAtggtgttttttctgctttgaagatGGCTGAACTGGAATTTCCACAGTTTGAAACTCTTCATCTAGGATATGTTGATGAGTTTTTACTACAGT GTAAAATGTCGAATGGAGACTTGGTGAAGTACGGcttggctgatgtggttgaaAATCCAGGAATTATTACAGATATTGGTATGAAAGCTGTAAATGAAGTTTTTTCTTGCATCAAGTATCTCGTCATTTACAATTGCCCACATCTACATAACCCAAATAATTGGATCACAG ATCATTCAAGATGGACCCGGCTGGTTGACCTCACCCTGGTGCGATGCCATGCGATTAAGCTAGATTCTTTTAGTCAGTTCATTGAGTTATTGCCAAGCTTAGAATTTATTTCTCTGGACCAGATGTTCCGTGAACCTCCTAAG ggctgTGCTCGTGTGGGCCTGAGTGCAGGCACAGGAATTGGTGTCTCATCTGCCCTGGTCAGCAATCAGAACTCTAACAATGACAATGACAACAATAACAACCACCAGAATAACAATAATCCAAACATCCATCACAACAATCACCAACACCCAAATGACCAGAACGAGGAGAATGAACTGCGTCAAGATGGTcaagctgaagagcagcagattGCAGCAGAGG cactgaatgagatggaggaggtggcaCAGGAAGAAGGGGTCGCTGCTGGGCAGGGCCAGAATGATTTTCCAGTTCACAGCCAGGCTGTTGTTCCTATGGAGGTTGACGAAGAGCAAGCAG GACCTAGTGGCATTCAGCCTGTTGTAAAAGCAGCACCTGTTACTGTCCATGATTCAGACAGcgaggatgaggaagaaaatctgGGGACTTCAAGAGCCTGCATCTCTAACAGCATTGCACAGAATTACtcagatggagaagaaaaacttaGAGATCAAGTGGAATCTAGAGAACCTTCAG TGAGCGGTAAAGGCAAGACACCACTACGGAAGAGATGTAGTGCCAGCCAAGGGGGCCAGACAAAGCGATTCCATACTgaagaaagcagctgtgagaAAGGTTGTCAAGTAACAAGTGAGCAGATTAAAGCAGACATGAAAGCAGCAAGTGACATGCCTGaaaggaacaaaagcaaagattCTTACCCAGGTTGCAGTAATGCTACAGGATCAACAGGAACATCCAgctcctgcagtgctgcttctcCTAGCCCTGACTGTGCACAGACAGCTAATAGCCACTCTGCTGGCACCAGTCCAGCAGTTGGAGATGAACCCAGGCAGTGTGTCTGCTCAACTTGTAAAAGTGAAGGCTCCAGTGAGAGGCAGACTGAGGAGAGCTCTGTTTGTTCCAGGTGTTCCTGCTACAAGCCACAGGACACGCAACAGAGGACTAGTGGGTGTTGCGATGGGGATTGCCCATCTACAAGTGGATCCTGCAGAAATGGACCAAACAGCGCTGGGTCGGATTTTGCACTTAGGACTCTGCCAAACTGTGGCCCTCCAAGAGAGATAAGTGATGAGAGGACTAGTGGGCGTGCCTCTGGGCCTGCCAGTGAGGAGAGCACAGGCTCCCAGCTAAGGAGCTGTGAGGTGGAGTCTAAAGAAGAGTATCCTCGACGACCACTAACAAGAGCTAGAAGTAAACTATCCCATGTCCCTCTGGTGTCAGAGTCAG AGGTGGCCAAGCCAAAGGCACGGCAAACCACAAAGCGAAAAAGGACAGCTGACAAGTCCACCAGTACAAGTGACCCGGTTATTGAAGATGATCATGTTCAA ATACTGACTTTGAAATCCAAAAACCTTGTTGGAATCACCTTGACAAATTGTGGAATAACAGATTTGGTACTGAAAGACTGCCCCAAAATGATGTTCATACATG CTACAAGGTGCCGTGTATTGAAACACTTGAAAGTAGAAAATGCACCAGTGGTCAATCGGTTTGACTATGCCCAGTGCAAGAAGTTAAACATGGATCAGATTTTGGATCAGATTCTCAGAATGCCACCAGAGAGAAACCGGATCATTTATCTTCGCCCAATGCAGCAG GTTGACACATTGACTCTTGAGCAAAAGGTATTTAGTGGCCCTTATCCATACCACATTTGTATAATTCATGAATTCAGTAACCCACCTAATGTCCGCAATAAGGTGCGCGTTCGGAGCTGGATGGACACAATAGCAAATATCAACCA AGAACTTATTAAATATGAGTTTTTCCCTGAAGCCACACGAACTGAAGAAGACCTGAAGAAATACACTAAGTACCCTTGGGGACGAGATATTTACACTCTAGAAG GCATTGTGGATGGCGCCCCTTACTCCATGATTACTGACTTTCCATGGTTGAGATCACTGAGAACAGCAGAACCAAACAGCTATGCTAGATATGACTTTGAGGATGATGAAAGAA CTACTATTTATGCACCCCGAAGGAAAGGACAGTTGTCTGCAGACATCTGTATGGAAACAATAGGAGAAGAGATCTCTGAGCTGCGCCAGATGAAAAAAGGTGTATTCCAGCGTGTGGTGGCTATCTTCATTCATTACTGTGATGTCAACGGTGAACCAGTAGAGGATGATTACATTTGA
- the FBXO38 gene encoding F-box only protein 38 isoform X2, with protein sequence MSVPEVEGSSHSLSASSEGCGSVCRSLVGIHAHWYLERRRVRGHEAFSIPGVLEALQACPNLLGVETSHLELVEAIWTYMPQVHILGKFRNRNGAFPIPPENKLKIPIGAKIQTLHLVGVNVPEIPCIPMLRHLYLKWVRLTKPQPFKDFLCISLRTFVMRNCAGPTNSLKYVPLVTGLASARNLEHLELVRVPFLGGLIQHVVEDSWRSGGFRNLHTIVLGACKNALEVDLGYLIITAARRLHEVRIQPSLTKDGVFSALKMAELEFPQFETLHLGYVDEFLLQCKMSNGDLVKYGLADVVENPGIITDIGMKAVNEVFSCIKYLVIYNCPHLHNPNNWITDHSRWTRLVDLTLVRCHAIKLDSFSQFIELLPSLEFISLDQMFREPPKGCARVGLSAGTGIGVSSALVSNQNSNNDNDNNNNHQNNNNPNIHHNNHQHPNDQNEENELRQDGQAEEQQIAAEALNEMEEVAQEEGVAAGQGQNDFPVHSQAVVPMEVDEEQAGPSGIQPVVKAAPVTVHDSDSEDEEENLGTSRACISNSIAQNYSDGEEKLRDQVESREPSVSGKGKTPLRKRCSASQGGQTKRFHTEESSCEKGCQVTSEQIKADMKAASDMPERNKSKDSYPGCSNATGSTGTSSSCSAASPSPDCAQTANSHSAGTSPAVGDEPRQCVCSTCKSEGSSERQTEESSVCSRCSCYKPQDTQQRTSGCCDGDCPSTSGSCRNGPNSAGSDFALRTLPNCGPPREISDERTSGRASGPASEESTGSQLRSCEVESKEEYPRRPLTRARSKLSHVPLVSESEVAKPKARQTTKRKRTADKSTSTSDPVIEDDHVQILTLKSKNLVGITLTNCGITDLVLKDCPKMMFIHATRCRVLKHLKVENAPVVNRFDYAQCKKLNMDQILDQILRMPPERNRIIYLRPMQQVDTLTLEQKVFSGPYPYHICIIHEFSNPPNVRNKVRVRSWMDTIANINQELIKYEFFPEATRTEEDLKKYTKYPWGRDIYTLEGIVDGAPYSMITDFPWLRSLRTAEPNSYARYDFEDDERTTIYAPRRKGQLSADICMETIGEEISELRQMKKGVFQRVVAIFIHYCDVNGEPVEDDYI encoded by the exons ATGTCTGTCCCGGAAGTTGAAGGAAGCAGTCACTCTTTATCTGCGAGTAGTGAAGGTTGTGGATCTGTGTGCAGGTCGTTGGTGGGAATACATGCCCACTG GTATCTTGAAAGACGCAGAGTCCGTGGCCATGAAGCTTTCAGTATTCCTGGAGTTTTAGAGGCTTTGCAGGCCTGTCCAAATCTGCTG GGCGTTGAAACCTCTCATTTAGAGCTGGTGGAAGCTATTTGGACATACATGCCGCAAGTTCATATTTTAGGGAAGTTTCGTAATCGTAATGGTGCTTTTCCGATTCCTCCGGAGAACAAGCTGAAAATTCCCATAGGAGCTAAAATCCAGACTTTGCACTTAGTAG GGGTGAATGTCCCCGAGATTCCTTGTATCCCAATGCTGAGGCACCTTTATTTGAAGTGGGTGAGACTCACCAAACCACAGCCTTTTAAAGATTTCCTTTGTATCAGCTTACGCACTTTTGTCATGAGGAACTGTGCCG GACCCACAAATTCTTTGAAGTATGTTCCCCTAGTAACAGGCCTGGCTTCTGCTCGAAATTTGGAGCATTTAGAACTGGTTCGTGTTCCATTTCTTGGAGGACTTATCCAGCATGTGGTAGAAGATAGCTGGAGATCAG GTGGTTTTAGGAATTTGCACACTATAGTTCTGGGAGCTTGCAAGAATGCACTTGAAGTGGATCTTGGCTACCTCATCATAACTGCTGCACGAAG GTTGCATGAAGTGCGGATCCAGCCTTCCTTGACCAAAGAtggtgttttttctgctttgaagatGGCTGAACTGGAATTTCCACAGTTTGAAACTCTTCATCTAGGATATGTTGATGAGTTTTTACTACAGT GTAAAATGTCGAATGGAGACTTGGTGAAGTACGGcttggctgatgtggttgaaAATCCAGGAATTATTACAGATATTGGTATGAAAGCTGTAAATGAAGTTTTTTCTTGCATCAAGTATCTCGTCATTTACAATTGCCCACATCTACATAACCCAAATAATTGGATCACAG ATCATTCAAGATGGACCCGGCTGGTTGACCTCACCCTGGTGCGATGCCATGCGATTAAGCTAGATTCTTTTAGTCAGTTCATTGAGTTATTGCCAAGCTTAGAATTTATTTCTCTGGACCAGATGTTCCGTGAACCTCCTAAG ggctgTGCTCGTGTGGGCCTGAGTGCAGGCACAGGAATTGGTGTCTCATCTGCCCTGGTCAGCAATCAGAACTCTAACAATGACAATGACAACAATAACAACCACCAGAATAACAATAATCCAAACATCCATCACAACAATCACCAACACCCAAATGACCAGAACGAGGAGAATGAACTGCGTCAAGATGGTcaagctgaagagcagcagattGCAGCAGAGG cactgaatgagatggaggaggtggcaCAGGAAGAAGGGGTCGCTGCTGGGCAGGGCCAGAATGATTTTCCAGTTCACAGCCAGGCTGTTGTTCCTATGGAGGTTGACGAAGAGCAAGCAG GACCTAGTGGCATTCAGCCTGTTGTAAAAGCAGCACCTGTTACTGTCCATGATTCAGACAGcgaggatgaggaagaaaatctgGGGACTTCAAGAGCCTGCATCTCTAACAGCATTGCACAGAATTACtcagatggagaagaaaaacttaGAGATCAAGTGGAATCTAGAGAACCTTCAG TGAGCGGTAAAGGCAAGACACCACTACGGAAGAGATGTAGTGCCAGCCAAGGGGGCCAGACAAAGCGATTCCATACTgaagaaagcagctgtgagaAAGGTTGTCAAGTAACAAGTGAGCAGATTAAAGCAGACATGAAAGCAGCAAGTGACATGCCTGaaaggaacaaaagcaaagattCTTACCCAGGTTGCAGTAATGCTACAGGATCAACAGGAACATCCAgctcctgcagtgctgcttctcCTAGCCCTGACTGTGCACAGACAGCTAATAGCCACTCTGCTGGCACCAGTCCAGCAGTTGGAGATGAACCCAGGCAGTGTGTCTGCTCAACTTGTAAAAGTGAAGGCTCCAGTGAGAGGCAGACTGAGGAGAGCTCTGTTTGTTCCAGGTGTTCCTGCTACAAGCCACAGGACACGCAACAGAGGACTAGTGGGTGTTGCGATGGGGATTGCCCATCTACAAGTGGATCCTGCAGAAATGGACCAAACAGCGCTGGGTCGGATTTTGCACTTAGGACTCTGCCAAACTGTGGCCCTCCAAGAGAGATAAGTGATGAGAGGACTAGTGGGCGTGCCTCTGGGCCTGCCAGTGAGGAGAGCACAGGCTCCCAGCTAAGGAGCTGTGAGGTGGAGTCTAAAGAAGAGTATCCTCGACGACCACTAACAAGAGCTAGAAGTAAACTATCCCATGTCCCTCTGGTGTCAGAGTCAG AGGTGGCCAAGCCAAAGGCACGGCAAACCACAAAGCGAAAAAGGACAGCTGACAAGTCCACCAGTACAAGTGACCCGGTTATTGAAGATGATCATGTTCAA ATACTGACTTTGAAATCCAAAAACCTTGTTGGAATCACCTTGACAAATTGTGGAATAACAGATTTGGTACTGAAAGACTGCCCCAAAATGATGTTCATACATG CTACAAGGTGCCGTGTATTGAAACACTTGAAAGTAGAAAATGCACCAGTGGTCAATCGGTTTGACTATGCCCAGTGCAAGAAGTTAAACATGGATCAGATTTTGGATCAGATTCTCAGAATGCCACCAGAGAGAAACCGGATCATTTATCTTCGCCCAATGCAGCAG GTTGACACATTGACTCTTGAGCAAAAGGTATTTAGTGGCCCTTATCCATACCACATTTGTATAATTCATGAATTCAGTAACCCACCTAATGTCCGCAATAAGGTGCGCGTTCGGAGCTGGATGGACACAATAGCAAATATCAACCA AGAACTTATTAAATATGAGTTTTTCCCTGAAGCCACACGAACTGAAGAAGACCTGAAGAAATACACTAAGTACCCTTGGGGACGAGATATTTACACTCTAGAAG GCATTGTGGATGGCGCCCCTTACTCCATGATTACTGACTTTCCATGGTTGAGATCACTGAGAACAGCAGAACCAAACAGCTATGCTAGATATGACTTTGAGGATGATGAAAGAA CTACTATTTATGCACCCCGAAGGAAAGGACAGTTGTCTGCAGACATCTGTATGGAAACAATAGGAGAAGAGATCTCTGAGCTGCGCCAGATGAAAAAAGGTGTATTCCAGCGTGTGGTGGCTATCTTCATTCATTACTGTGATGTCAACGGTGAACCAGTAGAGGATGATTACATTTGA